A genomic segment from Roseibium algicola encodes:
- a CDS encoding lyase family protein has product MPLSLFSSQIHSSLFADGDLTKLLADGSDVAHMIAFERALAIVQGRLEIIPAQAAREISEKLADVHIEPANLAAGTRSAGVPVPALVAELRKQLSADAGAWLHWGATSQDVIDTALVLQAKVALEILGARLEKLVDTLERQSERHADQLMAGRTRSQVSTPITLGYRIAQWAHPLIDAENALPALRSAVLRVQFGGASGINSAIAPDGTAVSAALALELGLEDSPSWHVNRTPILALAGWLQQVTSALAKMAGDLALSGRTDIAEVSSGTGGGSSTMPQKANPVQAETIQVLNSIAIAAQAGLAAAASPLEERDGTAWPLEWHFLPQMLLAAGAALVHAEELATSLQAHEANLAATLASNPEIMAETASFVLARNSVSRAEAKDLVAAAAKDPAPFAEALARISPVSLDWQKELDPQQVVAPAREMSARIFQTRRRD; this is encoded by the coding sequence ATGCCTCTTTCGCTATTTTCCAGCCAGATCCATTCCTCCCTCTTTGCTGACGGTGACCTGACCAAGCTTCTCGCTGACGGCAGCGATGTCGCGCATATGATCGCTTTTGAGCGCGCCCTTGCCATCGTACAGGGGCGCCTGGAGATCATTCCGGCGCAGGCCGCGCGGGAGATATCAGAGAAGCTCGCCGACGTTCACATCGAGCCCGCAAACCTGGCGGCCGGTACAAGATCCGCCGGCGTGCCCGTTCCAGCGCTTGTGGCGGAACTGCGCAAGCAGCTCAGCGCCGACGCCGGGGCCTGGCTGCACTGGGGCGCGACCAGTCAGGATGTGATCGACACGGCGCTGGTCCTTCAGGCGAAAGTGGCGCTGGAGATCCTGGGCGCTCGGCTGGAAAAACTGGTCGATACGCTGGAACGGCAGAGCGAGCGCCATGCGGATCAGCTCATGGCGGGGCGTACGCGCAGCCAGGTTTCGACACCGATCACTCTCGGCTACCGGATCGCGCAATGGGCGCATCCGCTGATAGATGCGGAAAATGCCCTGCCCGCGCTCAGGTCCGCCGTGCTGCGCGTCCAGTTTGGCGGCGCCTCAGGCATCAACAGCGCAATCGCTCCAGATGGAACCGCCGTCTCGGCGGCGCTCGCACTGGAACTCGGCCTTGAGGACAGCCCGTCGTGGCACGTCAACCGGACGCCAATTCTGGCGCTTGCGGGCTGGCTGCAGCAGGTCACCTCCGCCCTTGCGAAGATGGCTGGAGACCTGGCGCTTTCCGGGCGCACGGACATTGCGGAAGTTTCCAGCGGGACCGGTGGCGGATCCTCGACCATGCCGCAAAAGGCGAACCCGGTGCAGGCCGAGACCATTCAGGTGCTCAACAGCATTGCGATTGCCGCCCAGGCCGGGCTTGCCGCTGCCGCCAGCCCCCTTGAGGAGCGCGACGGGACAGCGTGGCCGCTGGAATGGCATTTCCTGCCACAAATGCTGCTGGCCGCAGGCGCTGCGCTGGTTCACGCAGAAGAGCTTGCCACCAGCCTGCAGGCGCATGAGGCCAACCTCGCCGCTACACTGGCCTCAAACCCGGAAATCATGGCCGAAACCGCCAGCTTTGTTCTCGCCCGGAACAGCGTTTCCCGCGCTGAGGCAAAGGATCTTGTCGCGGCAGCTGCAAAGGACCCGGCCCCCTTTGCCGAAGCCCTAGCAAGGATTTCGCCGGTCAGCCTTGACTGGCAGAAGGAACTGGACCCGCAACAGGTCGTCGCACCGGCAAGGGAAATGTCGGCGCGGATCTTTCAGACCCGCCGCAGAGACTGA
- the pcaH gene encoding protocatechuate 3,4-dioxygenase subunit beta — MLKPGPFYQRDREWHPPAHTPDYKTSVSRSPQYSMISLENNVSEITGPTFGHNDIDPLDKDLIYNYAKAGESAIGERIILHGRVLDENAKPIPNTLVEIWQANAGGRYRHKKDTYLAPIDPNFGGCGRTLTDENGYYYFRTIKPGAYPWRNWVNNWRPAHIHMSIFGTAFCQRLITQCYFEGDPLIPKCPIVNTIPDPAAIEQLVAKLDLNATIPLDTIAYKFDIVLRGRRSTLFENRPEGN, encoded by the coding sequence ATGTTGAAACCCGGACCTTTCTATCAGCGGGACCGCGAGTGGCATCCGCCGGCACATACGCCGGACTACAAGACCAGCGTGTCGCGCTCGCCGCAATATTCGATGATCAGCCTGGAAAACAACGTCAGCGAGATCACCGGGCCGACCTTCGGCCATAACGATATCGACCCGCTCGACAAGGACCTGATCTACAACTACGCGAAGGCGGGTGAAAGCGCGATCGGCGAGCGGATCATCCTGCATGGCAGGGTGCTGGACGAGAACGCGAAGCCGATCCCGAACACCCTGGTGGAGATCTGGCAGGCCAATGCGGGCGGACGCTACCGGCACAAGAAGGACACCTATCTTGCGCCCATCGACCCAAATTTCGGCGGCTGCGGCCGCACCCTGACCGACGAGAACGGCTACTACTATTTCCGCACGATCAAACCGGGCGCCTACCCCTGGCGGAACTGGGTGAACAACTGGCGGCCGGCCCATATCCACATGTCTATCTTCGGCACTGCCTTCTGTCAGCGCCTGATCACCCAATGCTACTTCGAGGGCGATCCGCTCATTCCGAAATGCCCGATCGTGAACACCATTCCCGATCCGGCGGCCATCGAGCAACTGGTCGCCAAGCTCGACCTCAATGCCACCATCCCGCTGGACACGATCGCCTACAAGTTCGACATCGTCCTGCGCGGACGCCGCTCGACCCTGTTTGAAAACCGGCCGGAGGGGAACTGA
- a CDS encoding LysR family transcriptional regulator, with protein sequence MSYLESLRVFTRVVELGSITSGGRDLRLTPAVASKRIKELEKHLGVRLFNRTTRSLTPTEVGKVFYDYAVKALESIEDAEAAVASFSDTPRGVIRVTAPLGAGRRIIAPLVPRFVEKFPATEVHMRLSDRKVDILSDGLDVAFFIGTPQDSNLKLRKISDCPRVLCAAPEYLEKHGTPRTPDDLLSDEHNCLLLRYPRSPEYYWVLQTPAGPRKLQVSGKMDADHGDVLTDWALSGYGIVNKPRFDVAQHLESGRLVEILKDTPPPPTIFGCLYPHRRLQDPKIRHFVDFVISNADVAG encoded by the coding sequence ATGTCCTATCTGGAATCCCTGCGCGTCTTCACCCGCGTGGTCGAACTGGGCAGCATCACATCCGGCGGACGCGACTTGCGCCTGACACCGGCGGTTGCCAGCAAGCGCATAAAGGAGCTGGAAAAGCATCTCGGCGTGCGGCTCTTCAACCGCACCACAAGGTCCCTCACGCCGACCGAGGTCGGCAAGGTGTTCTACGATTATGCGGTGAAGGCGCTGGAATCCATCGAAGACGCGGAAGCCGCGGTCGCCAGCTTTTCCGATACGCCGCGCGGGGTCATCCGGGTCACGGCACCGCTTGGTGCCGGCCGGCGCATCATCGCCCCGCTGGTGCCGCGTTTCGTTGAAAAATTCCCGGCAACGGAAGTGCATATGCGCCTGTCGGACCGCAAGGTCGACATCCTGTCCGACGGGCTGGACGTCGCCTTTTTCATCGGCACCCCGCAGGATTCCAATCTGAAGCTCCGCAAGATATCCGATTGCCCCCGGGTGCTCTGCGCGGCTCCGGAGTATCTGGAAAAGCACGGTACGCCCCGAACCCCGGATGATCTGCTGAGCGACGAGCATAATTGCCTGCTGCTGCGCTACCCGCGCTCGCCGGAATATTATTGGGTTCTGCAGACACCGGCCGGGCCGCGCAAGCTTCAGGTTTCCGGCAAGATGGATGCCGACCATGGCGACGTTCTCACCGACTGGGCCTTGTCAGGATACGGCATCGTCAACAAGCCGAGGTTCGACGTAGCCCAGCATCTGGAAAGCGGCCGTCTGGTGGAGATCCTGAAGGACACGCCGCCTCCCCCCACCATCTTCGGCTGCCTCTATCCGCACAGGCGTCTTCAGGACCCAAAGATCCGCCATTTCGTGGATTTCGTGATCAGCAACGCGGATGTGGCCGGGTAG
- a CDS encoding 3-keto-5-aminohexanoate cleavage protein, which translates to MSKPCIICVAITGSLPKKENNPAVPITVTEQVESTQAAFEAGATIVHAHVRNNDETPSSDPEKFARLKEGLEKHCPGMIIQFSTGGRSGAGKERGGMIALQPDMASLSVGSNNFPTRVYENPPDLVDWLASEMRTHHVKPEIEAFDLSHIHQAAAMNRDGRIPGKLYVQFVMGVKNAMPIDRDVFDYYIKTVERLVPDAEWCAAGIGQHQFTLNEWCISSGGHTRTGLEDNIRLDRDTLAPSNAALVKRAADLCEKYERPVATWQQAREILGLPLKAA; encoded by the coding sequence ATGTCCAAGCCCTGCATCATCTGCGTCGCGATTACCGGATCGCTGCCGAAGAAGGAAAACAATCCGGCGGTGCCGATCACCGTTACGGAGCAGGTGGAAAGCACGCAGGCTGCCTTCGAGGCCGGTGCGACCATTGTCCACGCTCATGTGCGCAACAACGATGAGACGCCATCCTCGGATCCGGAGAAATTCGCGCGGCTCAAGGAAGGGCTGGAAAAACACTGCCCGGGCATGATCATCCAGTTTTCGACCGGAGGCCGTTCGGGCGCCGGGAAGGAACGCGGCGGCATGATTGCCCTTCAGCCCGACATGGCGTCGCTGTCCGTCGGCTCCAACAATTTCCCGACCCGGGTCTATGAGAATCCGCCGGATCTGGTCGACTGGCTTGCCAGCGAGATGCGGACCCATCATGTGAAACCGGAGATCGAGGCATTCGACCTGAGCCACATTCATCAGGCGGCTGCCATGAACCGCGACGGGCGTATTCCCGGCAAGCTTTATGTGCAGTTCGTCATGGGCGTGAAGAATGCCATGCCCATCGACCGGGACGTCTTCGACTATTACATCAAGACCGTTGAACGGCTGGTACCGGACGCCGAATGGTGTGCCGCCGGGATCGGCCAACATCAGTTCACCCTCAACGAGTGGTGCATTTCCTCAGGCGGTCATACCCGCACCGGCCTGGAAGACAACATCCGCCTCGACCGGGACACGCTTGCCCCTTCCAATGCGGCGCTTGTAAAACGGGCGGCGGATCTTTGCGAGAAATATGAGCGTCCCGTCGCGACCTGGCAGCAGGCGCGCGAGATCCTGGGTCTGCCGCTGAAGGCGGCTTGA
- the pcaG gene encoding protocatechuate 3,4-dioxygenase subunit alpha: MTQQLDYLKETPSQTAGPYVHIGLAPGAAGFDIYRQELGWDIAGPNAKGERIRVEGVVIDGMGSPIKDVMLETWQANSEGIYAHPEHAGDVEDGFRGWGRVITDFDTGEWGFDTVKPGPVKLPDGKVSAPHISLWIVARGINVGLQTRLYFEDETEANAADPVINLIEWEKRRQTLIARKTERDGKTVYRFEVKLQGPDETVFFDI, encoded by the coding sequence ATGACGCAGCAACTCGACTATCTGAAGGAAACGCCTTCCCAGACGGCCGGACCTTACGTTCATATCGGCCTCGCGCCAGGCGCCGCCGGTTTCGACATCTATCGGCAGGAACTGGGCTGGGATATCGCAGGCCCCAATGCCAAGGGTGAGCGCATTCGTGTGGAAGGTGTCGTCATCGATGGCATGGGCTCGCCGATCAAGGACGTGATGCTGGAAACCTGGCAGGCCAACAGCGAGGGCATTTACGCCCATCCTGAACATGCCGGCGACGTGGAAGACGGGTTTCGCGGCTGGGGCCGTGTCATCACCGATTTCGACACCGGCGAATGGGGGTTCGACACGGTCAAGCCAGGCCCGGTCAAGCTGCCGGACGGCAAGGTTTCCGCGCCCCATATCAGCCTCTGGATCGTCGCACGCGGCATCAATGTCGGGCTTCAGACCCGCCTTTACTTCGAGGACGAAACCGAAGCCAACGCGGCCGACCCGGTGATCAACCTGATCGAATGGGAAAAGCGCCGCCAGACCCTGATCGCCCGGAAGACCGAGCGCGACGGCAAGACGGTCTATCGTTTCGAGGTCAAGCTGCAAGGCCCGGACGAAACGGTGTTTTTCGATATCTGA